The proteins below come from a single Roseiflexus sp. RS-1 genomic window:
- a CDS encoding WecB/TagA/CpsF family glycosyltransferase: protein MRKRVVILGVAIDDVLMDEAIAAVARFIDEGGPHQIVTVNPEFVMEARRNRAFRRVLAAADLATPDGFGIILAARWRGTPLRGRVTGIDLTERIAAEAARRGWSLFLLGAAPGVAERAAAALQRANPGLRIAGCYAGSPRPSDEPLIRERILAARPDVLLVAYGHPAQDLWIARNQPLLRVPVAIGVGGTFDELAGVVPRAPALMQRLGLKWLYRLIVQPWRWRRIMTAAPLFLWTVLREGRAFDALHAE from the coding sequence ATGCGCAAGCGTGTCGTCATTCTTGGCGTCGCTATCGATGATGTGCTGATGGATGAAGCCATTGCCGCAGTTGCCCGGTTCATTGACGAAGGCGGTCCACACCAGATCGTGACGGTCAATCCGGAGTTTGTGATGGAAGCGCGACGCAATCGCGCCTTTCGACGGGTGCTTGCCGCTGCCGACCTGGCAACACCCGACGGGTTTGGGATCATCCTGGCGGCGCGCTGGCGCGGGACGCCGTTGCGCGGGCGCGTGACCGGCATCGACCTGACCGAACGCATTGCTGCTGAGGCGGCGCGACGCGGTTGGTCGCTGTTCCTCCTCGGCGCGGCGCCAGGCGTCGCAGAGCGCGCTGCGGCAGCCCTGCAACGGGCGAATCCGGGTCTGCGCATCGCCGGATGCTACGCTGGCTCGCCGCGCCCGTCCGACGAACCGCTGATCCGCGAACGCATCCTTGCCGCCAGACCCGACGTGCTCCTGGTGGCATATGGGCACCCGGCGCAGGATCTGTGGATTGCACGCAATCAACCGCTCCTGCGTGTGCCGGTCGCCATCGGCGTCGGGGGAACCTTCGATGAACTGGCAGGCGTCGTGCCGCGTGCACCGGCGCTGATGCAACGCCTGGGGTTGAAATGGCTCTATCGCCTGATCGTGCAACCCTGGCGCTGGCGACGGATTATGACGGCGGCACCGCTCTTTCTATGGACGGTGCTGCGCGAGGGGCGCGCCTTCGATGCGCTGCACGCTGAATAG
- the aspS gene encoding aspartate--tRNA ligase — protein MYRSHTCGELRAEHIGQEVLLAGWVHRRRDHGPLIFIDLRDRYGITQIVFDSADSPVAHAVASDARVEYVLQVRGRVVQRPEEAYNPDIATGMIEVHATEATVLNPAKTPPLYINKEGGEEETLRLKYRYLDLRRERMQRNIMLRHRIVKFIRDFLDREGFVEIETPILIKSTPEGARDYLVPSRLHPGKFYALPQSPQQLKQLLMVAGFDRYFQIARCFRDEDQRADRQPEFTQLDMEMSFVDQGDVLDIIERLFTALCREIVPHKRLVTPFPRLTYAEAMERFGSDKPDLRYGLELVDVSDVVAASSFGVFRAALDTGGQVKGLRIPGAGSYSRKQIDEVVELAKQAGARGLLWAVVPGEGGEVRSSFGRQVSPDEMAAIIRRMEGAPGDLLLIVADPPKIVAQTLDRLRREFGARLNLADPNVLAWAWVIDFPLVEWNEEEQRWDAVHHPFTAPKDEDLHLMDTDPGRVRAKAYDLILNGYEAGGGSIRIHRRDVQQRLFDLLGIDRETAMRQFGHMLEAFEYGAPPHGGIAPGIDRICMILADEVTIREVMAFPKTQQAVDLMTNAPSPVDERQLRELHIALRLD, from the coding sequence ATGTACCGCAGCCACACCTGCGGCGAGTTGCGTGCAGAACACATCGGTCAGGAGGTGCTGCTCGCTGGTTGGGTGCATCGCCGCCGCGACCACGGTCCGTTGATTTTTATTGACCTGCGCGACCGGTATGGTATCACACAGATTGTCTTTGACTCGGCTGATTCGCCGGTGGCGCATGCTGTCGCCAGCGATGCGCGCGTGGAGTACGTGCTTCAAGTGCGCGGCAGGGTGGTGCAGCGCCCGGAGGAGGCGTACAATCCCGATATTGCCACCGGTATGATCGAAGTCCACGCAACCGAGGCGACGGTGCTCAACCCGGCAAAAACGCCGCCGCTCTACATCAATAAGGAAGGTGGTGAAGAGGAGACGCTTCGCCTGAAATATCGCTATCTCGATCTCCGGCGCGAACGGATGCAGCGGAATATCATGCTGCGCCATCGGATCGTCAAGTTCATCCGCGATTTCCTCGACCGCGAGGGGTTTGTCGAGATCGAGACGCCGATCCTGATCAAATCGACGCCAGAGGGTGCGCGCGACTATCTGGTGCCGAGTCGATTGCATCCGGGCAAATTCTATGCGTTGCCGCAGTCGCCGCAGCAGTTGAAGCAACTGCTCATGGTCGCCGGATTCGATCGCTACTTCCAGATCGCGCGCTGCTTCCGCGATGAGGATCAGCGCGCCGACCGGCAGCCCGAATTCACGCAACTCGACATGGAGATGAGTTTTGTCGATCAGGGCGATGTGCTCGATATCATTGAGCGTCTGTTCACTGCGTTGTGTCGTGAAATTGTACCGCATAAGCGGTTAGTGACGCCCTTCCCGCGCCTGACATACGCCGAGGCGATGGAGCGTTTTGGGTCGGACAAGCCGGATCTGCGCTACGGTCTGGAACTGGTCGATGTGAGCGATGTGGTGGCTGCCAGTTCGTTCGGCGTCTTTCGCGCAGCGCTCGATACCGGCGGGCAGGTGAAGGGATTGCGCATTCCCGGCGCCGGGAGTTACTCGCGCAAACAGATCGACGAGGTGGTTGAACTGGCGAAGCAGGCGGGCGCCAGAGGATTGCTGTGGGCGGTTGTGCCAGGCGAAGGGGGCGAGGTGCGCTCCAGTTTTGGCAGGCAGGTGTCACCCGATGAAATGGCTGCCATCATTCGCCGCATGGAAGGCGCACCCGGCGATCTGTTGCTGATCGTTGCAGATCCGCCGAAGATTGTGGCGCAAACCCTGGATCGCCTGCGGCGCGAATTTGGTGCACGCCTTAACCTTGCCGATCCGAATGTGCTGGCGTGGGCCTGGGTGATCGATTTTCCGCTCGTCGAGTGGAACGAGGAGGAGCAGCGCTGGGATGCAGTGCATCACCCATTCACAGCGCCAAAGGATGAGGACCTGCACCTGATGGACACCGACCCCGGCAGGGTGCGCGCCAAAGCGTATGACCTGATCCTGAACGGATACGAAGCTGGCGGCGGATCGATCCGTATCCATCGCCGTGATGTGCAGCAACGCCTGTTCGACCTGCTCGGCATCGACCGCGAAACGGCAATGCGTCAGTTCGGGCATATGCTGGAAGCGTTCGAGTACGGCGCACCGCCGCACGGCGGCATTGCCCCCGGCATCGACCGCATTTGCATGATCCTTGCCGATGAAGTCACGATCCGCGAGGTGATGGCATTCCCGAAGACGCAGCAGGCGGTCGATCTGATGACCAATGCGCCATCACCGGTCGATGAGCGTCAGTTGCGCGAGTTGCATATTGCGCTGCGGCTCGACTGA
- a CDS encoding cob(I)yrinic acid a,c-diamide adenosyltransferase: MKIYTRTGDEGETGLWGGLRVPKDAPRVQAYGTVDECNAAIGVARAAGVGAELDALLARVQNDLFVVGADLATPGEAANIPRIDQEAVQALEQAIDELEARLEPLRQFILPGGSLSAAYLHLARTICRRAERRVVALSHNEPVNPQVAVYLNRLSDLLFVAARFANANAGVPDVPWESPRMRGKAEGG; this comes from the coding sequence GTGAAGATCTATACGCGAACGGGCGACGAGGGCGAAACCGGGTTGTGGGGCGGGTTGCGCGTCCCCAAGGATGCGCCCCGCGTTCAGGCATACGGCACTGTCGATGAGTGCAATGCGGCAATCGGCGTCGCGCGCGCGGCAGGCGTCGGCGCAGAACTCGACGCGCTGCTGGCGCGGGTTCAGAACGATCTCTTCGTCGTCGGCGCCGACCTGGCGACGCCTGGGGAGGCGGCGAATATTCCACGTATCGACCAGGAGGCGGTGCAGGCGTTGGAGCAGGCAATCGATGAACTGGAGGCGCGATTGGAACCATTGCGCCAGTTCATTCTGCCGGGTGGTTCGTTATCTGCCGCTTACCTTCATCTGGCGCGCACGATCTGTCGCCGCGCCGAACGGCGGGTTGTGGCGCTGAGCCACAACGAACCGGTCAATCCGCAGGTCGCTGTGTATCTGAATCGCCTTTCAGACCTGCTGTTCGTTGCTGCGCGGTTTGCGAATGCGAACGCTGGCGTCCCCGATGTGCCGTGGGAAAGCCCTCGGATGCGCGGGAAGGCGGAGGGAGGTTGA
- a CDS encoding 16S rRNA methyltransferase: MPVLAMPEDAEHSPPGRKALSDAGQIDAVVDAILAAPKYRSIAPTLVRTLAVRELAVRRNLREAIKATKNRLHQVVGAYVEQRIDVERWLTLLQRGTALPPVTPSDETLLQAAQANPRVAHLDASFLRATLYLMAQHASTRERLPFLLHFYATIYAALPPIRSVLDVGCGLNPLAIPWMPLADDAVYYASDIDSALIEFIGRFMALIGIPGNAEVRDQTTDPGGPPVDLALALKIAPVLDQIERGAAARLVETLDAPFVLVSYPVQTLGGRRKGMGATYERQFEALVAGRQWDVQRFVFPGELAFLIRKDSRLPWKSSASSC; this comes from the coding sequence GTGCCCGTACTCGCAATGCCCGAAGATGCTGAACATTCACCGCCAGGACGCAAGGCGCTGAGCGATGCCGGTCAGATCGATGCTGTCGTCGATGCCATCCTGGCGGCGCCAAAGTACCGCTCCATCGCCCCAACCCTGGTGCGCACCCTTGCAGTGCGCGAACTCGCCGTTCGTCGCAATCTCCGGGAGGCGATCAAGGCGACGAAGAACCGGTTGCATCAGGTTGTCGGAGCGTATGTCGAACAGCGGATCGACGTGGAGCGCTGGTTGACGCTTTTACAGAGGGGTACTGCGCTCCCGCCGGTGACCCCTTCCGACGAGACGCTTCTCCAGGCGGCGCAGGCGAACCCACGCGTGGCGCATCTCGATGCTTCCTTCCTGCGCGCTACGCTGTACCTGATGGCGCAGCATGCGTCGACCCGCGAACGACTGCCGTTCCTGCTCCATTTTTACGCCACCATATATGCCGCCCTTCCACCCATCCGGTCGGTCCTGGATGTTGGCTGTGGGCTGAACCCGCTGGCGATACCCTGGATGCCGCTTGCCGATGACGCCGTCTACTATGCCAGCGACATCGATAGCGCCCTCATCGAGTTCATCGGACGCTTTATGGCGCTCATCGGCATTCCCGGTAACGCAGAGGTGCGCGATCAGACGACCGATCCCGGCGGTCCGCCGGTTGATCTGGCGCTGGCGTTGAAGATAGCGCCGGTGCTGGATCAGATCGAGCGTGGCGCTGCGGCGCGTCTCGTGGAAACGCTCGATGCGCCATTCGTGCTGGTGTCGTACCCGGTGCAGACCCTGGGCGGGCGACGCAAGGGGATGGGTGCAACCTACGAACGCCAGTTTGAGGCGCTCGTCGCTGGCAGGCAGTGGGACGTGCAGCGTTTCGTCTTCCCCGGCGAACTCGCGTTTTTGATCAGAAAGGATAGCAGACTGCCCTGGAAGTCATCGGCGTCATCCTGTTAA
- a CDS encoding zinc metalloprotease HtpX: MGKNVIKLFALMAALTALFLVIGNALGGTFGLIIAVVFAAVMNLGAYWFSDSIVLRMAGAREVSREEAPWFYQTVEQLSARAGLPMPRLYIIDEDVPNAFATGRSPSKGVVAVTTGISRLLTKEELAGVIAHELAHIKNRDTLISAVTATIAGAIAAIADMWMWSQIFSMFSGGDDDEGGNPIGELLLVIVAPIAATLIQLGISRAREFQADELGARILGDPLPLASALEKIEWAAQRGVMQMNPATASLYIVNPLSGAGGMMRWFSTHPPTEERIARLRAMARQERGRGALAA, translated from the coding sequence ATGGGAAAAAACGTTATCAAACTTTTTGCGCTGATGGCAGCGCTGACCGCGTTGTTTCTGGTCATCGGCAATGCGTTGGGTGGAACATTCGGACTGATCATCGCGGTTGTTTTTGCGGCTGTAATGAATCTGGGCGCGTACTGGTTCTCCGACAGCATTGTGCTGCGCATGGCGGGCGCCCGCGAGGTGAGCCGCGAGGAAGCGCCGTGGTTCTACCAGACGGTCGAGCAGTTGAGTGCGCGCGCCGGGTTGCCCATGCCCAGGCTCTACATCATTGATGAAGATGTGCCGAATGCGTTCGCAACCGGTCGTAGCCCCAGCAAAGGGGTTGTGGCGGTAACCACCGGCATCAGCCGCCTGCTGACGAAAGAGGAGCTTGCCGGGGTTATTGCGCACGAACTGGCGCATATCAAGAACCGCGACACGCTGATCTCAGCAGTGACGGCGACAATCGCAGGCGCTATTGCGGCAATCGCCGATATGTGGATGTGGAGCCAGATCTTCAGCATGTTTAGCGGCGGTGATGACGACGAAGGCGGCAACCCGATTGGTGAACTGCTGCTCGTGATTGTTGCACCGATCGCGGCAACGCTCATCCAGCTCGGCATCTCGCGGGCGCGCGAATTCCAGGCGGACGAACTCGGCGCCCGCATCCTGGGCGATCCGTTGCCGCTGGCGAGCGCGCTGGAGAAGATTGAGTGGGCGGCGCAGCGAGGGGTTATGCAGATGAACCCGGCGACAGCTTCGCTCTACATTGTGAATCCGCTGAGCGGCGCTGGCGGGATGATGCGCTGGTTCAGCACCCATCCGCCCACCGAAGAGCGCATTGCCCGACTGCGCGCGATGGCGCGTCAGGAACGTGGTCGCGGCGCGCTGGCGGCGTAG
- a CDS encoding sensor histidine kinase, translating into MDVIDSELTPRADEAPKMYWQVLLRLRWLLGGAIGLAFAIGRMLEALWFEPDTPITRVLGDVAAWGLLGGLAVWLTLTWVSRQEQRYQTGLEQALRDQQRAYSQLALLSEVNRRIVDSATLDDILDAAMTFPRRLVPARATAVVLLNPNGFVEARAQGMPGEELSRLRRALGIADSVATARQPQMIERSGCACLVLPLHDGMALLGWIELHLEDSLPVASDELALLETIANEVAEAIASARRRSREERAIYQLERAIAEERARIARDIHDGIAQSLAFMRMRVDLWLDWIEHDPQRLRAELLELKTTLREQIRELRRAIFALRPVQFDELGFVGGLRRYIVEFAGQHNWDIDVDLTGTPSTIPPEIEAVAFRVVQEALTNVAKHAAATRVEVMIGRVDEGLQIVVRDDGRGFDPGALPDAPGHVGLRQMRERLAALRGQLTILSRPGAGTELRAWIPLPMGAREKAVQG; encoded by the coding sequence ATGGACGTGATCGATTCAGAGCTGACCCCGCGTGCAGATGAAGCGCCAAAAATGTACTGGCAGGTTCTGCTGCGCCTGCGCTGGTTGCTCGGAGGCGCCATTGGTCTGGCGTTTGCCATCGGACGGATGCTCGAGGCATTATGGTTCGAACCCGACACACCGATCACGCGCGTCCTCGGCGATGTAGCAGCCTGGGGGCTTCTTGGCGGTCTGGCGGTCTGGTTGACGCTGACATGGGTCAGTCGCCAGGAGCAGCGGTACCAGACCGGACTGGAACAGGCGTTGCGCGACCAGCAGCGCGCCTACAGCCAGCTGGCGCTGCTCAGCGAAGTCAACCGGCGGATTGTCGATTCGGCGACCCTCGATGACATTCTCGATGCGGCGATGACGTTCCCGCGGCGTCTGGTTCCGGCGCGGGCGACGGCAGTGGTGCTGCTCAACCCGAACGGGTTTGTCGAGGCGCGCGCCCAGGGGATGCCGGGAGAGGAACTCTCCCGTTTACGCAGAGCGTTGGGTATCGCCGATAGCGTGGCGACCGCCCGTCAACCGCAGATGATCGAAAGATCCGGCTGCGCCTGCCTGGTGTTGCCGCTCCACGACGGTATGGCGTTGCTGGGTTGGATTGAACTCCATCTTGAAGATTCACTCCCCGTTGCCAGCGATGAACTGGCATTGCTGGAAACCATTGCGAACGAGGTTGCCGAAGCAATCGCCAGCGCCCGGCGACGTTCACGCGAGGAGCGCGCTATCTATCAGCTGGAACGCGCAATCGCCGAAGAGCGCGCCCGTATCGCACGTGATATTCACGATGGTATTGCGCAGAGCCTGGCGTTTATGCGCATGCGCGTCGATCTGTGGCTGGACTGGATCGAGCATGATCCGCAGCGTTTACGCGCCGAATTGCTGGAACTGAAAACCACGCTGCGTGAGCAGATCCGCGAATTACGACGGGCGATCTTTGCACTGCGCCCGGTGCAGTTCGACGAATTGGGCTTCGTGGGCGGGTTGCGGCGCTATATCGTTGAGTTTGCCGGTCAACATAACTGGGACATCGATGTTGATCTGACGGGTACGCCGTCCACCATTCCGCCGGAGATTGAAGCAGTTGCATTCCGTGTCGTCCAGGAAGCGTTGACCAATGTCGCCAAACACGCGGCGGCAACGCGCGTCGAGGTGATGATCGGACGGGTCGATGAAGGGTTGCAAATTGTGGTGCGCGACGATGGACGGGGGTTTGATCCGGGTGCGTTGCCTGACGCGCCGGGGCATGTAGGGTTGCGCCAGATGCGTGAACGTCTGGCAGCGTTGCGCGGGCAACTGACGATCCTCTCGCGTCCCGGCGCAGGGACGGAGTTGCGCGCCTGGATCCCCCTGCCGATGGGCGCCAGGGAGAAGGCGGTTCAAGGTTGA
- a CDS encoding response regulator: MSSEIRILLADDHRMFRQGLRELLERKAGFVIVGEASTGREVLAQVAALQPDIVLLDIQMPEIDGVAVARQLAQSHPEVKIIMLTMYRQDQHLFEAIKAGARAYLLKDADADELIDVIERVYRGEAALDPTVTLKVFDEFRRLSVDQDAEQLTERERDILTLLAAGYDNRTIAQRLFLSEKTVGNRLSEIFQKLGVSNRTQAALVAVQRGLIAPPKPEAE; encoded by the coding sequence ATGAGCAGTGAAATTCGTATTCTCCTCGCCGACGACCATCGCATGTTTCGTCAGGGGTTGCGCGAACTGCTGGAGCGCAAAGCAGGATTCGTCATCGTCGGCGAAGCGTCCACCGGACGCGAGGTGCTGGCGCAGGTTGCAGCGCTTCAGCCCGACATTGTGCTGCTCGATATTCAGATGCCGGAGATCGACGGTGTCGCCGTGGCGCGTCAACTTGCCCAATCGCACCCGGAGGTCAAGATCATTATGCTGACCATGTATCGTCAGGATCAGCACCTGTTCGAAGCCATCAAAGCCGGTGCGCGCGCCTATCTGCTGAAAGATGCCGACGCCGACGAACTGATCGACGTGATCGAGCGGGTGTATCGCGGTGAGGCGGCGCTCGATCCAACCGTGACGTTGAAGGTATTCGATGAGTTTCGTCGCCTGAGTGTTGATCAGGATGCCGAACAGTTGACAGAGCGCGAACGGGACATTCTCACCCTCCTGGCGGCTGGCTACGACAACCGCACCATCGCGCAGCGCCTGTTTCTTTCGGAAAAGACGGTCGGCAACCGCCTGAGTGAGATCTTCCAGAAACTTGGGGTCAGCAATCGCACGCAGGCGGCGCTGGTTGCCGTGCAGCGCGGCCTGATCGCTCCGCCGAAACCGGAGGCGGAGTGA
- a CDS encoding sodium-dependent bicarbonate transport family permease, with amino-acid sequence MDFFELIRLNLLSPMALAFVLGIVATLVRSDLHFPDALYTALSIYLLLAIGLKGGAELSVTPLAQLWAPLLAALLLGVGIPIWCYAILRALGRFGVADAAAIAAHYGSVSAVTFGASLTFLESVRMPYEGFAPTLVAVMEIPGIIVALVIARLRLGQVGSWRSVLHEVLAGRSILLLFGGLVIGAAAGKEGVAQVAPLFVDPFKGALTFFLLEMGMVAARQFRDVARAGKFLIGFGIVMPVLHGILGIWLGSLAGLSPGGSMVLGVLAASASYIAAPAAVRIALPQANPGYYLTASLVITFPFNLTLGLPLYLAITRAIFGI; translated from the coding sequence ATGGATTTCTTCGAACTGATACGCCTCAACCTTCTCTCACCAATGGCACTCGCATTTGTACTGGGAATCGTCGCCACTCTGGTACGAAGTGACCTTCACTTCCCGGATGCATTGTACACGGCATTATCGATCTATCTGTTGCTGGCGATCGGATTGAAGGGCGGCGCGGAACTTTCGGTGACGCCCCTGGCGCAGTTGTGGGCGCCGCTCCTGGCAGCTCTCCTGCTCGGCGTTGGCATTCCTATCTGGTGCTATGCCATCCTTCGTGCACTGGGCAGGTTCGGCGTCGCCGATGCCGCCGCGATTGCCGCACACTATGGCTCGGTGTCCGCCGTGACATTTGGCGCCAGCCTGACGTTTCTGGAAAGCGTTCGAATGCCGTATGAAGGATTCGCGCCAACGCTGGTCGCCGTCATGGAAATTCCCGGCATCATTGTCGCGCTGGTCATTGCACGTCTGCGTCTCGGTCAGGTTGGCTCGTGGCGCAGCGTATTGCACGAGGTGTTGGCTGGCAGGAGCATTCTGCTCCTGTTTGGCGGTCTGGTGATCGGTGCAGCCGCGGGCAAAGAAGGAGTCGCCCAGGTGGCGCCGCTGTTCGTGGACCCATTCAAGGGCGCATTGACCTTCTTCCTGCTCGAAATGGGCATGGTTGCTGCCCGCCAGTTCCGCGATGTTGCCAGAGCCGGGAAGTTTCTGATCGGCTTCGGTATTGTTATGCCTGTTCTGCATGGCATACTCGGCATCTGGCTCGGCAGTCTTGCGGGCCTGTCACCCGGCGGCAGCATGGTGCTGGGGGTGCTGGCTGCCAGTGCATCCTACATCGCTGCGCCAGCGGCAGTGCGCATCGCGTTGCCGCAAGCCAATCCAGGGTATTATTTGACTGCTTCGCTGGTGATCACTTTTCCATTCAACCTGACGCTTGGGTTACCACTCTATCTTGCGATCACCCGCGCAATCTTCGGCATCTAG
- a CDS encoding class I SAM-dependent methyltransferase, which produces MNIDNSAALHAPMASVLEMILGALPLPEGPLLDVGCGAGHKTALLRSTLNVAGSLVGIDCDREALSAAARGGMWAIAGDAHMLPLRTACCGAAVCLATLGMLHDQRTALRELRRVVRPGGWLVVVTATTAWTFWSVRLRDWIQALLAERERRRVDLLLTTPEPAVDLATLIRDAGWREVRAGAFVIETGDEMSRRVLPLISQNSARQQLTPARLREYDALVADADMELLPLMLVATGW; this is translated from the coding sequence ATGAATATCGACAATAGTGCAGCGCTTCATGCGCCGATGGCGTCGGTTTTGGAGATGATCCTCGGCGCTCTGCCGTTGCCGGAAGGTCCGCTCCTCGATGTGGGGTGCGGCGCCGGGCACAAGACGGCGCTCCTTCGCTCAACGCTCAACGTTGCCGGATCTCTTGTCGGCATTGATTGCGACCGGGAAGCGTTGTCGGCGGCGGCGCGCGGCGGAATGTGGGCAATCGCAGGTGATGCGCATATGCTGCCGCTACGCACGGCGTGCTGCGGCGCGGCAGTATGCCTGGCGACGCTGGGGATGCTGCATGATCAACGCACGGCGCTCCGCGAACTGCGGCGCGTCGTGCGACCCGGAGGATGGCTGGTCGTTGTTACGGCAACCACTGCCTGGACGTTCTGGTCAGTTCGTCTACGCGATTGGATCCAGGCATTGCTTGCAGAACGTGAGCGCAGAAGAGTGGATCTGCTGCTGACGACCCCCGAACCGGCTGTCGATCTTGCCACGCTGATCCGGGATGCAGGGTGGCGGGAGGTGCGCGCCGGAGCGTTTGTCATTGAAACGGGTGATGAGATGTCGCGGCGTGTATTGCCGTTGATCTCGCAGAACAGTGCGCGACAGCAGTTGACGCCAGCCAGGTTGCGCGAGTATGACGCGCTTGTTGCTGACGCCGATATGGAACTGCTCCCGCTGATGCTGGTTGCGACCGGATGGTGA
- a CDS encoding DUF1232 domain-containing protein, protein MNRPWQRRLIAFGAIALGIVYLINPTAGFLELIPDALPFVGNLDEAAATTLVIWGIQAWRQAPLALPALPEKRDPSKPAHNR, encoded by the coding sequence ATGAACCGTCCATGGCAGCGTCGTCTCATTGCATTTGGCGCGATCGCGCTCGGTATCGTCTACCTGATCAATCCTACAGCAGGATTCCTCGAGTTGATTCCCGATGCTCTGCCATTCGTCGGTAATCTCGACGAGGCAGCGGCGACCACCCTGGTGATCTGGGGGATTCAGGCATGGCGTCAGGCGCCTCTGGCGTTACCGGCATTGCCAGAAAAACGCGATCCATCGAAACCGGCGCACAACCGGTAA
- a CDS encoding tRNA-ribosyltransferase family protein — MSAHSDELPTRRGRLPLPAFLPDATFGTVRAADAGDVRAAGVHALVMNTFHLMQKPGSSTIQALGGLHAMAGWDGPIMTDSGGFQAYSLIRQNPKQGRLSDQGIVFQPEGAGRKFQLTPEKCIQLQLAYGADIVVCLDDCTHVDDTPTEQRASVRRTIRWAARCKQEFERQLAMRRMDDERPLLFAVVQGGGIAELRRECAEALLEIGFDGYGYGGWPLDSAGNLLTDMLALTRELIPAHLPLHALGVGHPEYVAACARMGYQMFDSALPTRDARNGRLYAFAADPHTPAFRLVDRWFHSIYIQDDRYIKSTLPIFPGCDCYTCTHYSLGYLHHLHAIGETLFYRLATIHNLRFMSILTDLLRAEWQGKRGER; from the coding sequence ATGTCTGCACACAGCGACGAATTGCCGACACGCCGGGGAAGATTGCCACTGCCCGCCTTTCTGCCGGACGCCACATTCGGCACGGTGCGCGCCGCCGATGCTGGCGATGTGCGGGCTGCTGGCGTGCATGCGCTGGTGATGAACACATTCCACCTGATGCAGAAGCCAGGCTCATCGACCATTCAGGCGCTGGGTGGTCTTCACGCAATGGCTGGCTGGGACGGTCCGATCATGACCGATTCGGGTGGTTTTCAGGCATACTCGCTGATCCGCCAGAATCCGAAGCAGGGTCGGCTCAGTGACCAGGGGATCGTATTCCAGCCGGAAGGTGCAGGGCGCAAATTTCAGTTAACGCCGGAGAAATGCATTCAGTTGCAACTGGCATATGGCGCCGATATTGTGGTCTGTCTGGACGATTGCACCCACGTGGATGATACACCGACCGAACAGCGCGCCTCGGTACGGCGAACCATCCGTTGGGCGGCGCGTTGCAAACAGGAGTTTGAACGTCAACTTGCGATGCGTCGAATGGACGATGAACGTCCGCTGCTGTTTGCGGTCGTCCAGGGCGGAGGCATCGCCGAATTACGGCGCGAATGCGCTGAAGCATTGCTCGAGATCGGTTTCGACGGGTATGGCTATGGCGGATGGCCCCTCGACTCGGCGGGTAACCTGCTGACCGACATGCTGGCGCTCACCCGCGAACTGATCCCGGCGCATCTACCGCTCCACGCGCTTGGCGTCGGTCACCCGGAGTATGTGGCGGCCTGCGCGCGAATGGGCTATCAGATGTTCGATAGCGCTCTGCCGACGCGCGATGCGCGGAATGGACGCCTGTACGCCTTTGCTGCCGATCCGCACACGCCTGCGTTTCGCCTCGTTGATCGCTGGTTTCACTCCATCTACATCCAGGACGATCGGTATATCAAGTCCACCTTGCCGATCTTTCCCGGTTGCGACTGCTACACCTGTACGCACTATTCGCTTGGCTATCTGCACCATTTGCACGCAATCGGCGAAACCCTCTTCTATCGCCTGGCGACGATCCATAATCTCCGGTTTATGAGCATCCTTACCGACCTGTTGCGCGCCGAATGGCAGGGCAAACGCGGGGAACGCTGA